Proteins from one Impatiens glandulifera chromosome 2, dImpGla2.1, whole genome shotgun sequence genomic window:
- the LOC124927717 gene encoding uncharacterized protein LOC124927717: MTAKELMSLKRSSNSARTLEGVNGVHLAAHSPFQLEEINLHGDSNQSTIQSLSVRATQHLMVKRVWEQRPAFLRPIHCNCNGDKNLAETVANVVTSIPFVALGIQAPKKNLNCRLYASSLIGVGIASSLYHSSRGKWRKYLRWADYIMIATSTVCLSMALRSENPKLLMAASAVFLPVQPLMVSAVHTGMMEVAFAKRAVEDPNLRVAHNVHKMSSLLGGALFIADEVYPQAPFVHAAWHLAAAVGVGTCNKLLEP; the protein is encoded by the exons ATGACTGCCAAAGAACTTATGAGTCTCAAAAGGTCATCAAACTCAGCTAGAACCCTAGAGGGTGTGAATGGGGTGCATCTAGCAGCTCATTCACCTTTTCAATTGGAGGAGATCAACTTACATGGTGATTCTAATCAGTCGACTATTCAAAGTTTATCCGTTAGAGCTACCCAACATCTTATGGTCAA GAGGGTATGGGAGCAAAGACCAGCATTCCTGAGGCCAATTCACTGTAACTGTAATG GTGATAAGAACCTTGCTGAAACAGTTGCAAATGTGGTCACTTCAATTCCTTTTGTTGCTCTCGGAATCCAAGCACCAAA GAAAAATCTGAACTGCCGACTCTATGCGAGCTCATTGATTGGCGTAGGAATAGCATCAAGTTTGTACCATTCATCGAGAGGAAAATGGAGGAAATATCTGAGATGGGCAGACTATATTATGATTGCCACCTCAACAGTG TGTTTGTCAATGGCACTAAGGTCTGAGAATCCAAAGTTGTTAATGGCGGCGTCTGCTGTGTTTCTTCCGGTTCAGCCACTAATGGTTTCAGCTGTTCATACTGGAATGATGGAg GTAGCATTTGCGAAACGAGCAGTTGAAGATCCAAATCTAAGAGTGGCTCATAATGTGCACAAGATGTCATCGCTACTTGGAGGTGCACTTTTCATTGCAGATGAAGTATATCCACAAGCCCCGTTTGTTCACGCTGCTTGGCATCTCGCTGCTGCTGTTGGAGTAGGAACATGTAACAAGCTTCTTGAGCCCTAA